GTATTTGGGCAGCAATAGCCTTGCCATCGATAATTTGAGCCATACTAATGGGGAATAAATAATAAGAAGAAAATACTTATTTATGTTTTGAACTTGGAATTAAACATCGGTCTGATCGCAACATTAGTGAGCAGAATGGAGGATATGggtgatttatttaattttttggcaatTGATTgattacatacatacgtatttcgctaaattttcaataaaattcataatcaatttttaattttatattgatggatcgcgatccaaatcgcagaataacctaattttgcgtgatccattacaatggatcacaatatatattgaacgtgtagcagtaccctaaaagttttaaaaatactttttattattatagtacatatcgttagcttagtacgcaaacgtAACAAGTccaattttgatttaaattaagattttgatgTAGAaagattttgcaataaaaaaaatttcgttattttgtttctaactgatgatttttcagtgatacgcaaaagtgctaagtccacaaaaaaataataataagaaaacgtGCAAAGTCCAGCCAAAAACATTGAATATgctatttaaatttactttttcaaaactatttcctataatactttgaatattaagatttttcgaTGTAATCACTATAATGTGGTTACACAATtcactgtaaaataaaataaaaaaaaatcaattttgaagaATGGAAAAAAATGCCGCAGaagattaataaaaatatagaagcaaTTGAGTTTCCTAATTTGCAGCAACTTTACtaggaaagaaaaaatataacagcCAAAAAAATACGAAGacttgcaatttttaaaaaccactCTACCAAAAgattatcataaattttatgacgattTACCAcacgaataatttattttttaatattacaaaagtataagattttaagttattttcctATACAGCAATCAAATAagactgttttttatttatttaaataatataaaataataaaaccaatttgtaaaataataaaacgagaaatttaaatttattataagaaaatgtcctaagtccagccaaaaaacacaaaatcataaaaatcaatggagctaagtctctaaaaatggcttcagtttctaaagtcatttcaattattttatattttcaactgATACTTAAAGCCAACATATTATAGGAGAGAACTGCGTTTACAgatctaaaaaatattgaaagcaaaaaaagatagaacgttttttgtctctcctgtaaaattaaaaaaatgggacTTGGCACAtttgcgtactaagctaacgatatgtatgtacattagggtggatcGATTTTTTCCACGAAAAATCGtttagcagaaacgcaatctatgcaaaattctaagaaagtttcctcaagaaaccataggtcaaaaatcaaatcctatcttgagcatttcgtcttttatccaatgatatttcagtacatatattttgaatagttttttttattggataaaagacgaaatgcgcaagataggatttgattgacctatggtttcttgaggaaactttcttagaattttccgtagatagcgtttctgctatacgatttttttactttttgatcgtccatacaaatcgacccagcctgatgtacatatatgtatgaaaTAAGAGATCCATGGAATAAATTATAcatagacccctttcacactaggcaatttagttccGCAAGTCTGCTCGGTTTAGaattcatacatatataaaacaaaaagaaatttttaaaattttgtttttgctatttcAAGGCCTTTTTATATGATATCGAAAACTTGGAGATCGTATAATTATTTTAGAAGACAAGAGTGGAACTGTGACAATAacaacatacatacgtacatacaagtatatttttcaaaatatgaataaaataataattcgcGCTAAATACTATCCATTTACGTTTGTAGATCTAGTGTGATTCCCATATAAAAACCACAATTGTTTCCGtattaggatttttttttttgattattagtATGTACATGagcaaaattataaacatttatatatttatatttactatTGCACACAGACTCACCAACCAATGAACAGCTCAAGAAGGTTAATAAACTAAATTCTACAAAATACAAgggaatttacaaatttaaaagtatatttttcataCCCACCGCCCAAAAGATGTGGTGTATACAGATTTAGTCCATACGTTTGTGACACattgaaatattggtcgtagaaccaccAAATAATAAACGTTTTTAATGCTGTGGGGTTATGTAACCCCTTTCGAAAAGAAATTCgttcgaatttgtatgctttatacACTATATTTCGAAAGTGTTTCGTTTCGAATGGAATTACATAAAAACCCCCTGCAAAAAAACTAgctgtgataaatattcaattaataaatcagaaattttaaaaaattaaaaaaaaataaattctcaaattCTCGAactgcaaaatatttcaaagatgaAGATTTAATGGGTTCAATGTATCGTCGTTGTGAACCATTAATAACACCAAGGGATTTCTAACAAAATACTGAGCCACTAAAAGAGTcagaaattttttgtaaaaatgaaacttcagtttccattgttttgtttatgatgaaatcagctttccgaagtccccaaataacttacataaatgattgatacatcaatatatccgccaTGGTACAAAATATCTGACCTTGGGTTCACTAAAATTGCTCTGTTGCACACgggcctttaaaaaaaaatctaaaaaacacAAAGgctttcagcccaattatgaataaaaattccccgggagttttctcccttttcccatttttcctattcaaattcaatgggctgttcataattgggctgtttaTCTTTGAATTCATAAGCTACATAATTATACATAATTTATTCTGTTccaatatcttttaaaactaaaaagttatattcatttaaaaattattaaaaaaaagtttaagatatacagaattattaaatatttttgaaattaagaaattatacCGAATCTGAAGAATCTAAAACGAAATCGTTCGGattaaaaactacggaattaaAACCATTCCGAAAAAAATGTGTGATAGGCCTGtatattggtggtgggtatataagattcgtcacagccgaatataacactcatACTTGCTTTGTATTCAAACAAAGTAATAAAGCATAAGAATTGCACGAAAAAAATGCATCAcgttttatgtacatatatagacatgtatattagggtgaccaaaaaaaatgtagatgttcccaactaaaataaaagtaaaattcatTTCACTCTGAGCTGgttcaaaggataaaaaggtaatttttaaaggtttttattcatatttatcgTAAAGAATGTATGAAATATTGATATCATGTGAAAGGCACATTCAATAACGTATCGGAAATGTTCGTGTAAATTCAAAACTAGATGAATTTATCAgcccaaatatgaaaaaaaattcccgggagttttttcccttttcgcttttttaaaatagaatttaaatgggaaaaattaaaaaagggaaaaaattcccggggaattttttttcataattgggctgcagggcacacttagaaaggtgactgcatcactacaacaatacaaaaacaacaggtactttgtttttgttaaaaagtaggtgaactgtcaaagttgcctgttgttgtttttgcttttggattTGTTGTAttgctgtttcatcgcagtcaccttacTAAGTGTGCCCTGATAGGGccgtatttatttaaactaaaagtcaaaattcaaaaaaacttaaaattcttGAGAAAAAATAGAATTAAGATATGGCTTTGAAAGTGCCTTTCAATGAACTTTCACATGATACTAATATTTAATAAGTTTCCTTtgcgagaaatatgaaaaaaaaaatcataaaaaccttaaacCATAAAATACTGATGCCAGGacaaaaattattagaaatggTCTCCTCaaactaaactttcattttagttgggaatATCGACCCCTTACTTTGCCTCTATATAAACGGTGttaccctaatgtatatacaatATGAATGTAGGATAAATACCACATGTATGAATGACAACAATGTTTCGTAGAATTGTTAAGCAAAAGGGGAAATACCAAATGTAATTCCCCGTTTGGAACTGCAACAGTCAAACACATTATTTTAAGTTTCTACTATTTAATAAGTAACAAAGAAAAAGCTTTAagaatgtatatataaaatacacgtacatttgatttaaaaattaaaaaaaaaaatcagtctaTCAAACTGATGCGATGCATGGGGGTCATCagtaaaaagaattttcaaagaaaaataaactgaTAAGAAATTATGAATCTTTGTTGAAAGCATCTTACTTATATATTATGAGacttatcaaaattaaaaatcccCAGTTTCTTTGAAAATGAAACTAATGtactatacatatatttattattttatacgataataaattgtttatttaataaaaagattaggcatataataattaatatactataataaaatataattaaataaatgaaaatgttttaatattaattttgtggtcaaatttagaattttaccaTACATTCGAATTTAAGCAATTACAATCTTTTGATAAACAATTAAGGTATTTACAGATTTCTATGgtctaaacaaaaatgtattaaatttaaaaaaaaaggaaaacaataaatgtgaagaaaatataaaaactaaataaaacaattaacaataatatattttgaatactATTTTGTAAGCAAGAACTGTATTTTTCAATATGATTTCTTGACAAATCAGAtggatttaatattttaaatttgaaaagcaTTAATTCGCAGTATTATCGTCTGTAAATACCTTTAGTAGTActaaatttcgaatattttaagaaagtttatttttatataatattactttttattatattagcggtttaaaaaaaaaaatgaaaatacgcATGATTATGAAGgacttttgaaatgaaatttatagcctaagaaaatgtaaaataatcaTGAAATGAACTTCGCTTAAACTAATacattattttttcaacatatacatagatacattttatttatttaataataaattatataaacttTTGTCAATAGTAACCAGTGCTAAGGCAAATTGTGTACAATTTACGCTTTTTAAATTGCGTTTCAATGAATTGAGGAAAGCTTGTGCATTCGTTAAATAAAAATGAGGCATTTCCATATCTGTGGctagttttttccaattttcattCTCATTTAACTTAACGCTAAGTTGTGAGAAAatctgtttattatttaaagccGCCTCCAGATCCGTTGCATTGAGAGTAGTGGTGGTAGTAGCCTGGTCGTCGGTAAGTTCTTGTTTAATGTCTGATTCTTTTATGAGTTTCGTTTGTGTAATCGGCCCTACTTtggatgttgtttttgtatttgattCACTTAAATTACTGTTATTATCCTCCTCGTCGTCTTCGGTAGATGAACATgaattttcttcttcttttattACCAATTTATGTTCTTCATCTTCGTCATCCACAACATCGCCGCTACATGTGTTCACGtccattttttctgttttatcgTGAGAAGGATATTTGTTGTAGAATGTTAGAAGTTTGCTTAGTATTTGTTTCGCCTGTTCATCACTCGTTACCAGTTGCTTGGCCAAATCTAAAGGCGTATAGCCAGCCCTGTTGTTGGCATAtaatattgcagaaattaatGGGCTATTGTCCAATATTAAATTAACCAATTtaagattttgttgttgtacgGCCATATGTAAAGCGGTACTGCCATCTTTACTGCAGGTCGTAGTCACTGTATTTGCATCAAATTTCAATAGTTTGGCCACAATTTCGTAATTGTTATCGCGTATGGCCAAATGTAAGGGTGTAAAACCATCATCGTTTAAATGGTTTAGATTCAAAGACATTTCCGAATTTATGAAACTTTCCAAGCATTTCAAGTCCTTTTCACGCACTGCAAGATGCAGTGCTGTATTACCATCAGAATCTTGGATGTTGGGGTTACAGCCCAATTTTAAAAGCGGCCGTATATAGTTTGGCTGACTGTACAGACAGGTATAGTGTAAGGCCGTCTGTGTTCTTTTGTTTGTTATGGTATTTAAAAgttcatttaatttgaaatactCCAAAACCCTAAAAATCGGTATGGCAAATTTATTGTTATCTCCCAGTACAATTTCGTGTATCAGCGAATCTCCATATTTTTCAGCATGTTCATTTATGATTTTGGTTATTTGCTCAGCAGCACTGTCGCGTTTTGTGGGATTTGGTGGTGTTGAAGACCTAATAGTATCATgatgtatatttaaaatacgctgtaaatataaattaagtGGTTGCTGATGCTGTTGTACACCTTGTCTAGCCAAATCCATTTGTTTTTTGCTAATCATCGATTTCTTGTAGTGATAGGGGTTCTTAGCTTCGCTGGCGCTACAAACTCCATCTTTTTCGATACGATTACCACTCGATAGCAATGGGTCGAAATCGTTCACTTTTGGATCCTCTAAATAAGCCAATAAGCCCGAATCTATTGATATATCGGATTTAATCAACTCCGAGTTGAATAACTGTTTAAGTTCATCTGATGCATTAAGTAATTTCTGTTGTTCTTGAATAGTTTTAGGTATTTCTCCTGAACTTAGTGAGCCAGAATTGCTACAAGAACCGCTATTTAAAGATGAACATGTTCGTCTACGTTTACGCGATATTACAGCATAGTTTGGCTTATAACGAAACGATACTGGCGGATAACTGCGTTCATCGTCCGATGGCCTTACAAGCTCAATAAACACCTCAACAGCTTTGTCGATATCCTTGTCTTTATACGATGGTGTCCGACAGACAATTGCATATTGATGATGGACATCGGATTCGCGAAAAGTAGCAAAAGCCTCCCATACTTGCTCATCTTCAACCATTTCATAGAATCGTACTTTAATGTTCTTTTTGCTAACCTTTTCCACCAATAATATTAGATCGTCGCCACCTGCAACATTGCCTGTTGCTATGCTCAAGCGTGTAATACGCAATTCTCCGGTTTGTGCAGACTTACGATTATTAATGGGATTTGAATAAACTGGCGCAGCTATAGGCGTGTACGATTTGTTTTCTTCAACACGAAATGCTTCAAAACATAGACGTACCTTGTGTGGGTGATGAAGTtgagaaaattttaagttaatatGTGTTTTTTCTGTGCTaccttgtttaaaaaatattctagaATAGCTACATAAACctcttttagaaaatatttattaaatttagaaaattatatatgtacatatagaaAATTCGATTTAACCCTGTCCGTCAGCTTTtcccaaatttaaataacaaccatagccgatatattatgtatgcaagatatttgggggcttcgaacatatgaaaaaaatggtgaaaaaatatttttccggattttgaaaaaagaaaatcactttaaaattaataacattaaaaatacGAGTAGCCATTCTAGAATTCTTTTATAATACCATATTCACAACAAAAATGCTTACCTGATTTAAATTCATATCCTTGGCTTCTTTTTCTGTTTGCTTGTGCAGCTCCTGATCTTCTTTTGTTGTTAAAACTTCACGACCCAAACGCTTACGtttcttttttaacaattccTCTACAATGAATTTCTTGGCGGTATGTATAAtacccatatttttaaattcggcAAAATAACCAACTTCTAGGGAAACCTTCAATTCGTGTGGATCGCATATATCGTGGTCATCCTTGCGTACAACCAACTGATGTGAGTGTGGACTTTCAAGGTTAGTTTGAAACAAACTACAGCGTATGATGGCTGGTCCTTTATAACCGACCAGCTCGACTTCGGGGAaggtttttgtatttctttgagAGTTGGTACCATTTAGGGAGCCATGTGTGCCGTGCATTTCGGACTTGTAACGAAAACGGAATTTTTCTACCGGTTGTTCGGTAATACGTAAGGATGCctcatattcatatttaacaTCTGTATATGACATTGTTGATGGTGCGGTTGGCTGCTGAAATTGTTGATAATTTATAGGATTTCCAAAGTTTAAATGAGGTGAGAAATTCATATTTTGGTTCTGTTGATACAATAGTGGCTGATTGTTGTTTACATTCATGTGCACATTCTGCAATTGTACGTATTGCGATGTGTTTTGCTGTTGATAAGATAGTGGCGGTATCACTAATTGGGAAAATTCAGTTTGTAGAACAGAGTCTGGGGATTGTACCGGAGAATAGCGACTTGAAACAGGAGAGTTTTCTGGTCCTGGCGATGTTGTGCTATTATAGCCACTAGTGCCACCCATAGAAGATTCGCTGACACTTCGTATACGTTCCAGTGTATCCATATTGATAAAATCCTTTTCATTATTTGTCGTAGAACTTAAATATGGCATCATATTTTCCATgattttttctgttgttgttttcttttttactgtttttaagAGTACTTTGACATGTACATGAGAGTACTTAAATtctcttatttgtttgttactgctctcttttaattgcaatataaaataatttttttaaatttatttttaagatttagttATTGCTGCGTAATTACTTAACAAATCAACGTTCAGTAATGTAATGATAATGTGTACGAACAGCTTCTTCTAAAATTTCCAatggttttgaaataaaacacgTTTGTAAATGTGAGTGCAGCTATAATTTGCTTATCTTTGTTCGTATttaaacgttaaaataaaataaatatggttCTTCCCCGTTCAATACACTGACAATAATAAAGTTGGGGAGGGGGAAGACAATATTTAGACAAAGCTCATTTAATGAGTCAACAATTAACgtgtgctattttttttttatttacacaagtttaattattttatttatttaatgttgttttctatatattaatgtatgtaacttaattaaaattgttttattttgttttcttatctTTGACTTTTTTCTTAATAACTTGAAAAATGCACTTTAATATTAAACGTTCCACATTAGCTTACAGACAAATTAgcaatgaatatatttttaatttcacataaaatattttcaaaagttttatatatagagcttTTACTTAACTTCCGACGTCATTAGATTACGTCCATTTTGTTGTTTTAcgacttttaataaaaacaagttctTTTAAAAGGTAGATCACACACACTAGAAAACAAGCTTTttcaatacatatattttaaacaataaattgcaACCCTGTTTGGCGACAATGCAACCACAGCGTTGTCAACTTAAGGTATGATTACATTAGGGAAATATTTGACTAAATAAAAAACTACGTTTTATAGCTGGGGAGCCGattatgtttttgtattgtaatttatatttgttattttaaatgccttttatttacatatgtttaTGAACTCATATCTCGGATTGAATAACTGTATTATTATActgtttgaataaataaatatgaatttgatttattatattctttttagaATCTAAAATTTAGATACTCAGATGACATCAAACTGTCAATTCATCAGTTACCCCTCTTCTGTAAATAGTGATTTCAACAACGatcaattttcaaatattaataattcCAAATTGATGTGCAAATCGCATGTATTgtgtatatttaacaaaaggCTTGCTAAAGTAAAAGATAAATCATGTGAATTCGGTTTATACattacaaaaatatgtgaattcattttgaaaacaaaaacttctCGGAATATGAAGTAGTGTTTTTATcactgtttttataaaatttatatgacATTCAATTCGTCATAATTTCCATATTTGTATTATTCATTCTTGCATATTACACAGCCTCCAAGACAAAATTTACGTATTACTTAGTAATAATACATAGGCagaaataatttataacaaaattaagaatgcttttataaaacttatttaattcgtcaaaataacgaaaaaaattttgttttcattattaaaagaatttaatatttttttaacgaaattcgttgaacatttaaaaattaggCAACGAAAAAATAGAAcaatttttgtgatttattttgtCACACAAACGTTGTCGTTcgtttagaatttttgtcaattttataaaaattggctGTAAGTTgaatcacattttttttaagttttaaatgaaaaaatttaaaaaaagcatttgaaattttaacattaacaacaaatttataacgAATTCGTTTagaaataatttacatatttaataaaaactgcggttagttttctattaaaaaattgaaCTAAGTTAACAACACTAAAAAAGTAGAGTGAGTGAGAAAAAAGCCtcgttgatttttttaaatacacacaGGGTTGCTgtattattttctttgttttcctcggaataaaaaatattttcaaaaattcccaaatctcattttttttaaactagaaTACATACTTAGTAATAAATCAAgtagattttaatttaatgttaaactgtggacatcaaatattttttaagtaccGAAAATTAAACTTTGGGGAGCCATAACTCTTAAACTACGCATTATAATACTTTGTTCATTGCTAAAAAGAAAAAGGTATGTCCCATCATTAAAGAATAATTGGTTTAAAACATATTATCTTGATTTAGCCTTGGCTtcttaaataatgaaattaataaataaatgtttaataattaaataaattcttgtaaaaatttct
The nucleotide sequence above comes from Calliphora vicina chromosome 1, idCalVici1.1, whole genome shotgun sequence. Encoded proteins:
- the Rel gene encoding nuclear factor NF-kappa-B p110 subunit, translated to MENMMPYLSSTTNNEKDFINMDTLERIRSVSESSMGGTSGYNSTTSPGPENSPVSSRYSPVQSPDSVLQTEFSQLVIPPLSYQQQNTSQYVQLQNVHMNVNNNQPLLYQQNQNMNFSPHLNFGNPINYQQFQQPTAPSTMSYTDVKYEYEASLRITEQPVEKFRFRYKSEMHGTHGSLNGTNSQRNTKTFPEVELVGYKGPAIIRCSLFQTNLESPHSHQLVVRKDDHDICDPHELKVSLEVGYFAEFKNMGIIHTAKKFIVEELLKKKRKRLGREVLTTKEDQELHKQTEKEAKDMNLNQVRLCFEAFRVEENKSYTPIAAPVYSNPINNRKSAQTGELRITRLSIATGNVAGGDDLILLVEKVSKKNIKVRFYEMVEDEQVWEAFATFRESDVHHQYAIVCRTPSYKDKDIDKAVEVFIELVRPSDDERSYPPVSFRYKPNYAVISRKRRRTCSSLNSGSCSNSGSLSSGEIPKTIQEQQKLLNASDELKQLFNSELIKSDISIDSGLLAYLEDPKVNDFDPLLSSGNRIEKDGVCSASEAKNPYHYKKSMISKKQMDLARQGVQQHQQPLNLYLQRILNIHHDTIRSSTPPNPTKRDSAAEQITKIINEHAEKYGDSLIHEIVLGDNNKFAIPIFRVLEYFKLNELLNTITNKRTQTALHYTCLYSQPNYIRPLLKLGCNPNIQDSDGNTALHLAVREKDLKCLESFINSEMSLNLNHLNDDGFTPLHLAIRDNNYEIVAKLLKFDANTVTTTCSKDGSTALHMAVQQQNLKLVNLILDNSPLISAILYANNRAGYTPLDLAKQLVTSDEQAKQILSKLLTFYNKYPSHDKTEKMDVNTCSGDVVDDEDEEHKLVIKEEENSCSSTEDDEEDNNSNLSESNTKTTSKVGPITQTKLIKESDIKQELTDDQATTTTTLNATDLEAALNNKQIFSQLSVKLNENENWKKLATDMEMPHFYLTNAQAFLNSLKRNLKSVNCTQFALALVTIDKSLYNLLLNK